A section of the Luteolibacter rhizosphaerae genome encodes:
- a CDS encoding YheT family hydrolase, with protein sequence MPLLESAYRAPAYLPGGHLQTIHPALFRRMPFITTRRERLELPDGDFLDLDWSTQGRERLAILSHGLEADSKAPYIQGMATALQRRGWDVLAWNYRGCSGELNRLLPFYHSGASHDLHEVVLHALRVHPAARIDLVGFSLGGNMTLKYLGERAPVSPRLHRAVAFSVPCDLACSSRRLSTRTNRVYMDRFLRSLRRKLAEKQPHFPGEIDLTGIGGVRNFRQFDDRFTAPLHGFRDAADYWARASSRPFMPRITIPALLVNAANDPFLGPGCFPREEAEASRTFHLEIPADGGHCGFSGGPDEYWSERRAAEFLST encoded by the coding sequence GTGCCGCTGCTCGAATCCGCCTACCGTGCACCGGCCTATCTGCCGGGCGGGCATCTGCAGACCATTCATCCGGCGCTATTCCGACGGATGCCATTCATAACGACGCGGCGCGAGCGGCTGGAACTTCCGGATGGTGACTTCCTCGACCTAGATTGGTCCACCCAAGGACGGGAACGACTGGCGATCCTCTCGCATGGATTGGAGGCCGACTCGAAGGCACCCTACATCCAAGGCATGGCGACAGCGCTCCAGCGGCGCGGCTGGGATGTGCTGGCGTGGAACTATCGCGGCTGTAGCGGCGAGCTGAATCGCCTGCTGCCGTTCTATCACAGTGGAGCGAGCCACGATCTCCATGAGGTGGTGCTTCATGCGCTCAGGGTGCACCCGGCCGCGCGGATCGATCTCGTTGGCTTCAGTCTCGGTGGTAACATGACGCTGAAGTATCTGGGCGAACGGGCACCAGTCTCGCCGCGACTCCATCGGGCGGTGGCATTCTCGGTGCCTTGCGATCTGGCTTGCTCCTCGCGGCGTCTGTCGACGCGGACGAACCGGGTTTACATGGACCGTTTCCTGCGCTCGCTGCGGCGGAAGCTGGCGGAGAAGCAGCCGCACTTTCCCGGCGAGATCGATCTAACAGGAATCGGCGGGGTGCGGAACTTCCGGCAGTTCGACGACCGCTTCACGGCACCCTTGCACGGATTCCGGGATGCCGCGGACTACTGGGCGCGGGCGAGCTCGCGACCCTTCATGCCGCGGATCACGATTCCCGCCCTGCTGGTGAATGCGGCGAACGATCCCTTTCTAGGACCCGGTTGCTTCCCGCGCGAGGAAGCGGAGGCGAGCCGAACTTTTCATCTGGAGATCCCTGCCGATGGGGGTCACTGCGGCTTCAGCGGCGGACCGGATGAATACTGGTCCGAGCGGCGGGCTGCGGAATTCCTCTCGACATGA
- a CDS encoding efflux RND transporter periplasmic adaptor subunit: MIRRFVPILMIAAASAQEPATVRTVAPAPAPGTRSFELPGRTEPVEQARIFSRATGTVKERPVDIGDRVQEGDTLAVIDIPEIEQELETAKAAVEQAVARAEIARSTAKRSAGLAEAKAVSQEESEQRQASAAELEAAVRMALAEVRRLEELQKFSVVRAPFRATVVARRIDRGDFVRGDSATTAEWAFHLARLNQLRFAVAATPDVGLRLTSETEASVRFPELPGKAFPAKVTRSSNYFDTSSGTMRVELLLDNADLSLPAGLTGTVTFKLPPAPGTFLLPNNALVLREGKSTVGVVEGGKVKFIDVLPGRNLGPQMELTSAALKADSVVIISPNAMLKEGDAVTANPLVAGK, from the coding sequence ATGATCCGCCGCTTTGTTCCCATCCTGATGATTGCCGCTGCCAGCGCGCAGGAACCGGCCACGGTCCGGACCGTAGCTCCTGCTCCGGCTCCGGGCACCCGCAGCTTTGAACTCCCGGGCCGCACCGAACCGGTCGAACAGGCGCGCATCTTTTCCCGCGCTACCGGCACGGTGAAGGAGCGTCCGGTGGACATCGGCGACCGGGTGCAAGAGGGCGACACGCTTGCCGTGATCGACATCCCGGAAATCGAGCAGGAACTGGAAACGGCCAAGGCCGCGGTGGAGCAGGCGGTAGCGCGTGCCGAGATCGCCCGTAGCACGGCGAAGCGCTCCGCCGGACTGGCCGAGGCGAAGGCGGTCTCGCAGGAAGAGTCCGAACAACGACAAGCATCCGCCGCCGAACTGGAAGCCGCGGTCCGCATGGCGCTTGCGGAGGTGAGGCGCTTGGAGGAGCTGCAGAAGTTCTCCGTGGTGCGGGCTCCCTTCCGGGCCACCGTGGTGGCGCGCCGCATCGATCGCGGTGACTTCGTGCGGGGCGACTCCGCCACGACCGCGGAGTGGGCTTTCCATCTCGCGCGGTTGAACCAGCTGCGCTTCGCGGTGGCCGCGACGCCGGATGTGGGCCTGCGCCTCACGAGCGAGACCGAGGCATCCGTGCGCTTCCCGGAGCTGCCCGGGAAGGCCTTCCCGGCGAAGGTGACCCGCTCGAGCAATTACTTCGACACCAGCTCCGGCACGATGCGTGTGGAGCTCCTGCTCGACAACGCGGACCTGAGCCTACCCGCCGGCCTCACCGGCACGGTGACCTTCAAGCTGCCGCCCGCTCCCGGCACCTTCCTGCTACCGAACAACGCGCTGGTGCTGAGAGAAGGCAAGTCCACGGTGGGCGTGGTCGAAGGCGGCAAGGTGAAGTTCATCGACGTGCTGCCGGGCCGCAACCTCGGACCGCAGATGGAGCTGACCTCCGCCGCCCTGAAGGCGGACAGCGTGGTGATCATCAGCCCGAACGCGATGCTCAAGGAAGGCGATGCCGTGACCGCCAATCCGTTGGTCGCCGGCAAGTGA
- a CDS encoding 3-keto-disaccharide hydrolase, giving the protein MKPALFLFPLLFASALAEPEALFNGKDLSGWTADVPEADKKPDIKPSFIVRDGKLVSLGTPLGHLVTDKEYANYRLTVEYRFTGQGGNCGVLVHSSKPRMLYGMFPQSIEVQMQSGNAGDFWCIGENIDVPDMEKRRPHKEGQKFGGGPEDARNIKNLTDGSEKPLGEWNTMVITCKQDTIKVEVNGTEVNFGSKATAEKGKIALQAEGTEVEFRKVELEPVR; this is encoded by the coding sequence ATGAAACCCGCTCTATTTCTTTTTCCTCTCCTCTTCGCATCCGCTCTTGCTGAACCGGAAGCTCTCTTTAATGGCAAGGACCTCAGCGGCTGGACCGCCGATGTCCCCGAGGCCGACAAGAAGCCGGACATCAAGCCGAGCTTCATCGTGCGTGATGGCAAGCTCGTCTCGCTCGGCACGCCCCTCGGGCATCTCGTGACCGATAAGGAATACGCGAACTACCGCCTGACCGTGGAGTATCGCTTCACCGGTCAGGGCGGGAATTGCGGCGTACTGGTCCACAGCTCGAAGCCGCGCATGCTCTACGGGATGTTTCCGCAATCGATCGAAGTCCAGATGCAGTCAGGCAATGCGGGAGACTTCTGGTGCATCGGCGAGAACATCGACGTGCCGGACATGGAAAAGCGTCGCCCGCACAAGGAAGGCCAGAAGTTCGGTGGCGGTCCGGAGGACGCGCGGAACATCAAGAACCTCACCGACGGGTCCGAGAAGCCCCTCGGTGAGTGGAACACCATGGTGATCACCTGCAAGCAGGACACCATCAAGGTGGAGGTGAACGGCACCGAAGTGAACTTCGGCAGCAAGGCCACCGCGGAGAAGGGTAAGATCGCCCTGCAAGCCGAAGGCACCGAAGTCGAATTCCGCAAGGTCGAGCTGGAACCGGTGAGGTGA
- a CDS encoding DUF3142 domain-containing protein, translated as MSESSFWVWHRSSDLSDGEIAALRSVAAPRLYWQIAEFGWRDGKWTPRSLGKPPEPLPDGGPVIVPVVRLDPGADSLLKPEAAASLVRWLRFHYGDAPPRILQLDYDCPLRLLPRYAGYLWELKSQLGLEEISVTALASWIDSPALADLGEVVSELVPMFYDIAPDPPDQVSRGTFVPMAGAEAEKWIGRWKACRTPWRAGLPNFERLTLFESDGNLVGHLRQWSPESLAASSLFEPLDQAPGLASYRVIRAGSLDGTALEPGQILAWRAPGEDSLRRLLAASTSSGSRGIVWFALPGPGLRASYSPSHLSALSKGSELLPSLRMRIDGDGRVVLRNDGPADLSIKPGEAPHRLVLEANQPHTFKARGPGRFFSLEPHPDSALSIEFSQRIALSFVELRVGSEIASESGLIPSREGRELRWSLDDSAPVPFE; from the coding sequence GTGTCCGAGTCTTCCTTCTGGGTCTGGCATCGCTCCAGTGATTTGAGCGACGGCGAAATCGCCGCCTTGAGATCGGTCGCTGCACCCCGCCTCTACTGGCAGATTGCCGAGTTCGGGTGGCGTGATGGCAAGTGGACTCCCCGGTCTCTGGGGAAACCGCCGGAACCCTTGCCGGACGGTGGTCCCGTGATCGTTCCGGTCGTCCGCCTCGATCCCGGGGCGGACAGCCTGCTCAAGCCGGAGGCCGCCGCATCGCTCGTCCGTTGGCTGCGTTTCCATTATGGCGATGCCCCACCGCGCATCCTCCAACTCGATTACGATTGTCCGCTGCGGCTGCTTCCCCGCTATGCCGGGTATCTCTGGGAGCTGAAGTCTCAGCTCGGTCTGGAAGAGATCTCGGTCACCGCCTTGGCTTCGTGGATCGATTCACCGGCATTGGCGGATCTTGGAGAGGTCGTGAGCGAACTGGTACCGATGTTCTACGACATCGCTCCGGATCCTCCTGATCAGGTGAGCCGTGGAACTTTCGTTCCCATGGCGGGTGCGGAAGCGGAGAAATGGATCGGACGCTGGAAGGCTTGCCGGACTCCGTGGCGGGCGGGTCTTCCGAATTTCGAGCGGCTCACTCTGTTCGAAAGTGATGGCAATCTTGTAGGCCACCTGCGGCAGTGGAGTCCTGAATCGCTCGCCGCCTCTTCTCTTTTCGAACCGCTCGATCAAGCTCCGGGCCTTGCCTCCTACCGCGTCATTCGTGCCGGTTCGCTTGATGGCACCGCGCTCGAACCCGGACAGATCCTCGCTTGGCGCGCACCGGGGGAGGACTCCTTGCGTCGATTGCTCGCGGCCTCCACTTCATCCGGGTCACGCGGCATCGTGTGGTTTGCCCTGCCCGGGCCCGGGCTGCGGGCGAGTTACTCGCCCTCCCATCTCTCCGCGCTTTCAAAGGGCAGCGAGTTGCTTCCGTCCCTCCGCATGCGCATCGATGGGGATGGTCGCGTGGTGCTCCGGAATGATGGGCCTGCAGATCTCTCGATCAAGCCGGGTGAAGCACCGCACCGTTTGGTTCTGGAGGCCAATCAGCCTCATACCTTCAAGGCGCGCGGGCCGGGCCGATTCTTCTCGCTTGAGCCGCACCCTGATTCAGCTCTCTCCATCGAATTTTCGCAAAGAATCGCGTTATCTTTTGTGGAGCTCCGCGTAGGATCGGAGATCGCAAGCGAATCGGGCCTGATCCCTTCCAGGGAAGGCCGCGAACTCCGGTGGTCCCTCGACGACTCCGCACCCGTACCCTTCGAATGA
- a CDS encoding efflux RND transporter permease subunit, which yields MWIVLFALRYKYTIGVLGILILLFGVMSARKMSTDILPKVDSPEITLVWSYNGLNAAEMASKVTSFSEIATMNNVDDLLEVRSETSNGIGLVKLKFQPYVNINTALAQSTGVSQTILRRMPAGTTPPLIVQTSPSSVPIVQMVISSDTMTGGQLFDYARLALRAQLQSIPGMRISLPYGGAARQVMVDLDPEALNAFDMSAAEVNTAVGRQNLTLPSGSLREGGRELPVELNASPENIQAFLDLPLRSVDGRTILLRDVANVRDGEAVSSNIARLNGQNAVMISILKLGNASTVDIIDGIMARMDEVRKAAPPGMMIEPIFDQSVFVRAAVKGVEHEILLVGGLVAAVVLLFLGSWRSTMIVLTSIPLALLCSIVGLSLVGATFNLMTLGGLALAIGILVDNSLVEIENIKRQISLGKDVRQAIIDGAKEVAFPEFVSTISICIVFLPIFLLSGTASYVFRPLALAVVFAMIASYLLARTLVPTLASIILPAEARAEKKRAGLPPRGLSRIHHGIEHGVDKVAEFQGGILKFLMRWKVLILVPIFIAASIGVFSAFNSGREFFPKTDAGLIRLFVRIPSGIRIEDTARVMADIQREVRSIIPKEELQFVVENIGAPSSVNQAWVETTSISSADGEILVQLQGEHGPSAGYERKIREMLAEKFPEVQSFFRPADATSQTLASGAPTTFEVRFMGRDVPGNLALAKELREKFSKVPGAVDVTLREVLDQPGYAIRVDRSRAATFGITQQDAANAMLAALGSGGSIAPNYWSDPTTGASYDVQVIAPPSTLGSVEQLLNLPIRPSVGGGLPVPLRAFATVVEKRSPASVSRTTLQPTFTVVANADGRDLGSLTKELNGIIGQEAKPALDGKDAVAATGLRAQQKPGNKIELTGQAALMNSAYSELIGGLGLAAVLVFLVMVVNFQSWTLPFVAISGLPVAVSGALFGLWVTGTPLSVPALMGIIMVVGVSTANSVLVSSFARDRFDQGETAMDAAIEAATTRLRPVMMTALAMILGVIPMALGHAEGGEQNAPLGRAVIGGLVFGTMASLFVVPVAFAFVRGLTAKSAQKTETESDSDIEPEGLPELT from the coding sequence ATGTGGATCGTTCTCTTTGCACTCCGTTACAAGTATACCATCGGCGTTCTCGGCATTTTGATCCTGCTCTTCGGGGTCATGTCTGCGCGGAAGATGTCGACGGACATCCTGCCGAAGGTGGATAGCCCCGAGATCACGCTGGTGTGGTCCTACAACGGCCTGAACGCGGCGGAGATGGCCTCGAAGGTTACCTCCTTCTCCGAGATCGCCACGATGAACAACGTGGACGACTTGCTGGAAGTCCGCTCGGAAACCTCGAACGGCATCGGCCTGGTGAAGCTGAAGTTCCAGCCCTACGTGAACATCAACACGGCGCTGGCCCAGTCTACCGGTGTATCGCAAACGATCCTGCGACGGATGCCCGCGGGGACAACGCCGCCATTGATCGTTCAGACCAGTCCTTCGAGCGTGCCGATCGTGCAAATGGTCATCTCCTCGGACACGATGACCGGGGGGCAACTCTTCGACTACGCGCGTCTGGCATTGCGTGCCCAGCTCCAGAGCATACCGGGCATGCGGATCTCGCTGCCCTACGGCGGCGCGGCACGTCAGGTGATGGTGGATCTGGATCCCGAAGCACTGAATGCCTTCGACATGTCCGCCGCGGAAGTGAATACCGCGGTGGGTCGCCAGAATCTCACGCTGCCCTCCGGCTCGCTGCGCGAAGGTGGCCGCGAGCTGCCGGTGGAGCTGAATGCCAGCCCGGAGAACATCCAGGCTTTCCTCGATCTGCCGCTGCGCTCGGTCGATGGCCGCACCATCCTGCTGCGCGACGTGGCAAACGTGCGGGACGGCGAGGCCGTGAGCTCCAACATCGCCCGCCTCAATGGCCAGAACGCGGTGATGATCTCGATCCTGAAGCTCGGGAATGCTTCCACGGTGGACATCATCGACGGGATCATGGCGCGCATGGACGAAGTCCGGAAAGCCGCGCCTCCGGGGATGATGATCGAGCCGATCTTCGACCAATCCGTCTTCGTGCGTGCGGCGGTGAAGGGTGTGGAGCATGAGATCCTGCTGGTCGGCGGCCTGGTAGCGGCCGTGGTGCTGCTCTTCCTCGGTTCCTGGCGCTCAACAATGATCGTGCTCACCTCGATCCCGCTGGCGCTGCTGTGCTCGATCGTGGGCCTGAGCCTGGTCGGTGCGACCTTCAACCTGATGACGCTGGGCGGTCTCGCGCTGGCCATCGGCATCCTCGTGGACAACTCGCTGGTGGAGATCGAGAACATCAAGCGGCAGATATCGCTGGGCAAGGACGTGCGTCAGGCGATCATCGACGGTGCGAAGGAGGTGGCCTTCCCCGAGTTCGTTTCCACGATCTCGATCTGTATCGTCTTCCTGCCGATCTTCCTACTGAGCGGCACCGCCTCCTATGTCTTCCGCCCGCTAGCGCTGGCGGTGGTTTTCGCGATGATCGCGAGCTATCTCCTGGCCCGTACCTTGGTGCCGACGCTGGCCTCGATCATCCTGCCGGCGGAAGCACGCGCAGAGAAAAAGCGGGCGGGGCTGCCGCCGCGCGGCCTTTCGAGAATCCACCACGGCATCGAGCACGGCGTGGACAAGGTGGCGGAGTTCCAAGGCGGCATCCTGAAGTTCCTGATGCGCTGGAAGGTTCTCATCCTGGTGCCGATTTTCATTGCTGCGTCCATCGGTGTGTTCTCCGCCTTCAATTCGGGCCGTGAGTTCTTCCCGAAAACCGATGCCGGTCTTATCCGTCTCTTCGTCCGCATCCCGAGCGGAATCCGCATCGAGGATACCGCCCGGGTGATGGCGGACATCCAGCGCGAGGTGCGCAGTATCATCCCGAAGGAGGAGCTGCAGTTCGTAGTGGAGAACATCGGTGCGCCGTCATCCGTGAACCAAGCATGGGTGGAGACCACCTCGATCAGCTCCGCGGACGGCGAGATCCTGGTGCAGCTCCAAGGTGAGCACGGCCCCAGCGCGGGCTACGAACGCAAGATCCGCGAGATGCTCGCCGAGAAATTCCCGGAGGTGCAGTCCTTCTTCCGTCCTGCAGACGCCACCAGCCAGACGCTGGCCTCCGGTGCGCCGACCACCTTTGAAGTCCGCTTCATGGGCCGTGATGTTCCCGGCAACCTGGCGCTGGCAAAGGAACTCCGCGAGAAGTTCTCAAAGGTTCCCGGCGCGGTGGACGTGACGCTGCGCGAGGTGCTCGATCAACCCGGCTACGCCATCCGCGTGGATCGCTCCCGCGCCGCCACCTTCGGCATCACCCAGCAAGATGCGGCGAACGCGATGCTCGCCGCTCTGGGCAGCGGTGGCTCGATCGCGCCCAACTATTGGTCCGATCCTACCACCGGTGCCTCCTACGACGTGCAGGTGATCGCTCCACCCTCGACCCTCGGTTCCGTCGAGCAGCTGCTGAACCTGCCGATCCGGCCTTCAGTCGGGGGCGGGCTCCCGGTGCCCTTGCGCGCCTTCGCGACGGTGGTCGAGAAGCGCTCACCTGCAAGTGTTTCGCGGACCACGCTGCAACCGACCTTCACCGTGGTGGCAAATGCCGATGGCCGCGACCTCGGCAGCTTGACCAAGGAGCTGAACGGCATCATCGGCCAAGAGGCGAAGCCTGCACTCGACGGCAAAGATGCGGTGGCCGCTACCGGCCTGCGCGCACAGCAGAAGCCGGGTAACAAGATCGAGCTCACTGGGCAGGCGGCACTGATGAACTCCGCGTACTCCGAGCTGATCGGAGGCCTGGGTCTGGCAGCCGTGCTGGTCTTCCTGGTGATGGTGGTGAATTTCCAATCCTGGACCCTGCCTTTTGTCGCGATCAGCGGGCTTCCGGTGGCCGTGTCCGGAGCGCTCTTCGGGCTCTGGGTCACCGGCACACCGCTCAGCGTTCCCGCCCTCATGGGCATCATCATGGTGGTCGGCGTCTCGACCGCGAACAGCGTGCTGGTGAGCAGCTTCGCTCGTGATCGCTTCGATCAGGGAGAGACCGCGATGGATGCCGCGATCGAAGCCGCGACCACGCGTCTGCGCCCGGTGATGATGACCGCGCTGGCGATGATCCTCGGCGTGATCCCGATGGCGCTCGGACATGCGGAAGGCGGTGAACAGAATGCACCGCTGGGACGCGCCGTGATCGGCGGTCTCGTCTTCGGCACGATGGCATCGCTTTTCGTGGTGCCGGTGGCCTTTGCCTTCGTGCGCGGTCTGACGGCCAAGAGTGCCCAGAAAACCGAAACGGAATCCGACTCCGATATCGAACCCGAAGGTCTGCCCGAACTGACCTGA
- a CDS encoding HIT family protein produces the protein MAFTLHPRLEAGGFDLGTLRGCRVLLKNNALFPWIILVPEVEEGIEDLHQLEPERFREVTGLIREVSCFVSDHFQPDKLNVACIGNQVRQMHIHIVGRSPGDPAWPGVVWSFEGKEAYTEDAIAAVKRAFADRFV, from the coding sequence ATGGCTTTCACCCTGCATCCCCGGCTTGAAGCGGGCGGATTCGATCTCGGAACCTTGCGCGGCTGCCGCGTGCTGCTGAAGAACAACGCACTCTTCCCATGGATCATCCTCGTCCCGGAAGTGGAGGAGGGGATCGAAGATCTCCACCAACTCGAGCCGGAGCGATTCCGGGAAGTCACCGGGCTGATCCGTGAAGTCTCCTGCTTCGTCTCCGATCACTTCCAGCCGGACAAGCTGAACGTGGCCTGCATCGGCAATCAGGTCCGCCAGATGCACATCCACATCGTCGGGCGCTCGCCGGGAGATCCGGCGTGGCCCGGGGTTGTGTGGTCTTTCGAGGGCAAGGAGGCTTACACCGAGGATGCGATAGCCGCGGTGAAGCGAGCTTTTGCGGACCGCTTCGTCTGA